Proteins from a genomic interval of Micropterus dolomieu isolate WLL.071019.BEF.003 ecotype Adirondacks linkage group LG16, ASM2129224v1, whole genome shotgun sequence:
- the guca1a gene encoding guanylyl cyclase-activating protein 1: MGNSTGCTVDDLQAVEMHLWYKKFMTECPSGQLTLHEFKQFFGLRGLDPEANAYIEQMFRTFDMNKDGYIDFMEYVAALSLVMRGKMEHKLRWYFKLYDVDGNGCIDRHELLNIIKAIRAINGNENQDLSAEEFTNRVFDRIDINGDGELSLEEFVAGARTDEDFMEVMMKSLDLSHIVAMIHNRRHSV; encoded by the exons ATGGGTAACTCAACAGGATGCACCGTGGACGACCTGCAGGCGGTGGAGATGCACCTCTGGTACAAGAAGTTCATGACCGAGTGCCCCTCGGGTCAGCTCACCCTGCACGAGTTCAAGCAGTTCTTCGGGCTGCGAGGGTTGGACCCCGAGGCCAACGCCTACATAGAGCAGATGTTCCGCACGTTTGACATGAACAAG GACGGCTACATAGACTTCATGGAATATGTGGCCGCGCTCAGTCTGGTGATGCGAGGAAAGATGGAGCACAAGCTGCGCTGGTATTTCAAACTTTATGATGTGGATGGCAACGGCTGCATTGACCGACATGAGCTCCTTAACATCATAAAG GCCATCCGTGCAATCAATGGAAATGAAAATCAGGACTTATCTGCTGAGGAGTTCACTAACCGAGTGTTTGACAGAATTGATATAAATGGAGATG GCGAGCTTTCCTTGGAAGAGTTTGTGGCCGGTGCTCGCACTGATGAGGATTTCATGGAGGTGATGATGAAAAGTCTGGACCTCAGCCACATTGTTGCCATGATCCACAACAGGAGGCACAGCGTTTAG